From Rhinopithecus roxellana isolate Shanxi Qingling unplaced genomic scaffold, ASM756505v1 contig78, whole genome shotgun sequence, one genomic window encodes:
- the LOC115896220 gene encoding transducin-like enhancer protein 4: protein MARVPPTGQFRFRAPHQPAQPFKFTISESCDRIKEEFQFLQAQYHSLKLECEKLASEKTEMQRHYVMYYEMSYGLNIECTS from the exons ATGGCGCGGGTACCCCCGACGGGCCAGTTTCGATTCCGG GCACCGCATCAGCCTGCTCAACCCTTTAAATTTACAATTTCCGAATCCTGTGATCGGATTAAGGAAGAGTTTCAGTTTTTACAGGCTCAATACCACAG TCTGAAGCTGGAATGTGAGAAACTCGCCAGTGAGAAGACAGAGATGCAGCGGCATTATGTCATG TATTATGAAATGTCCTATGGGTTGAATATAGAATGCACAAGCAG